Proteins from a single region of Phycisphaeraceae bacterium D3-23:
- the fdhF gene encoding formate dehydrogenase subunit alpha, producing the protein MTRFFASRNEALMAGAQLTVDGKTVTCPEGKTLLDLARCAGVDIPTLCHDDQLAPEGGCRLCLVQVQGAARPVAACHTQAKPGMVVQTKTEEIEALRRQVLGLIVSELDPSCDTSTLAFQGSRLQALMQRYRVQIPESAQGDASGEEAIDDSHTYLRLDRSKCITCRLCVNACDDIQGQSVFGIGGRGGDVHLLVGGSDRFSESPCVACGACVDHCPTGALTDVDHPGPTSGGSETDTVCGYCGVGCRVAVTAQGGRVAGITGIEDAAVNAGHLCAKGRFAHAWQHHPDRLKTPLLRRDGRLEAVSWRDAIAWLARRIGELRRGSGPDSIGLIASSRSTNESAYLMQKMARAVIGTNNIDCCARVCHASTALGLRQATGAGAASASYADIERANCIVVVGANPTEAHPVIGARIKQAVRSGTPLIVIDPRSIELAEYAQVHLALRPAANVELLNAIALRLISADAIAHKYLDERCEGYEELARFLLGRSMDFLSEASGVERSLVESAADLLGSCGPVLFVHGLGLSEQEQGTDSIRALCNLGMLTGSIGIEGAGMLPLRGQNNVQGAADMGCMPALVTGYQSLEDEEVRRRLQNLWGVTPPFQQGLTIPEMLDAAAAGQLRGMWVMGEDLAHSEPNQNHAVDALKQLDLLVVQDLFLCETAKLAHLVLPVAGCLESDGTYTNGERRVQRVRPACQPPGEAWPDWRVVLEVAREMGEDWSHESSSEIMDEIAATAPALFGGMSFSRLTGDGIQWPCPEADHPGTATMHHAGFLRGKGKLACVEHRKNPEPPGDDYPFTLITGRVLQHYNTGTMTRRTDNIQLTATDRIDIHPQDADAIGLHEGDDVRVASRWGETRVKVHLSGQVAGGTVFMSFHDAAVHTNRLVGPWRDPESNCPAYKATAVSLVPVGVATKDSGFLVRSDG; encoded by the coding sequence GTGACCAGATTCTTTGCGAGCAGAAATGAGGCGCTGATGGCTGGAGCGCAGCTTACTGTTGATGGCAAGACCGTCACTTGCCCAGAAGGGAAGACCCTTCTCGACCTGGCGCGCTGTGCAGGCGTCGATATCCCGACCCTGTGCCACGACGATCAGCTCGCCCCGGAGGGCGGGTGTCGGCTATGCCTGGTACAGGTCCAGGGTGCCGCACGCCCTGTAGCCGCTTGTCACACCCAGGCGAAGCCCGGGATGGTGGTCCAGACGAAGACCGAGGAGATCGAGGCGCTGCGTCGCCAAGTCCTTGGCCTCATCGTGAGCGAACTCGATCCTTCATGCGACACAAGTACTCTTGCATTCCAAGGGTCGCGATTGCAGGCGCTGATGCAGCGCTACCGGGTCCAGATCCCCGAGTCAGCACAGGGCGACGCCTCCGGTGAGGAAGCTATCGACGACAGCCACACGTATCTCCGGCTGGACCGATCGAAATGCATCACCTGCCGGCTTTGCGTGAATGCCTGCGACGATATTCAGGGGCAGAGCGTCTTCGGCATCGGCGGGCGGGGCGGCGACGTCCACCTCTTGGTCGGTGGCAGCGACCGCTTCTCGGAGAGCCCATGTGTCGCCTGCGGGGCTTGTGTCGATCACTGCCCGACTGGTGCCTTGACCGATGTCGACCATCCGGGCCCGACGAGCGGTGGCTCCGAAACCGACACGGTCTGCGGCTACTGCGGGGTCGGCTGCCGCGTGGCTGTGACTGCTCAGGGCGGGCGTGTCGCGGGCATCACGGGCATCGAGGATGCCGCAGTTAACGCCGGGCACTTGTGTGCCAAGGGGCGGTTTGCGCACGCCTGGCAGCATCACCCGGATCGTCTGAAAACACCTCTCCTGCGGCGCGACGGCCGGCTGGAGGCGGTGAGCTGGCGTGATGCGATTGCGTGGTTGGCCCGACGCATCGGCGAGTTGCGTCGCGGGTCCGGCCCCGACTCGATCGGCTTGATCGCCTCGTCTAGGTCGACAAACGAGTCGGCATACCTTATGCAGAAGATGGCGCGGGCCGTGATTGGCACGAACAACATCGACTGCTGCGCAAGGGTGTGTCATGCCTCTACCGCGTTAGGCCTGCGGCAGGCGACCGGGGCTGGGGCAGCCAGCGCATCGTATGCTGATATTGAACGGGCTAACTGTATCGTTGTCGTAGGGGCTAATCCTACCGAGGCGCATCCTGTGATCGGGGCACGCATCAAGCAGGCCGTGCGCTCGGGCACGCCCCTGATCGTCATTGACCCCAGAAGCATTGAGTTGGCCGAGTACGCGCAGGTCCACCTGGCATTGCGGCCGGCGGCGAACGTTGAACTCCTGAACGCGATCGCACTGAGGCTGATCAGCGCCGATGCCATCGCCCACAAGTACCTCGACGAACGCTGTGAGGGATACGAAGAACTGGCTCGCTTTCTGCTGGGTCGGTCGATGGATTTCCTTTCCGAGGCTTCGGGTGTCGAGCGATCGTTGGTGGAATCGGCTGCGGATCTGCTCGGATCTTGCGGCCCCGTCTTGTTCGTCCATGGCCTGGGTCTATCGGAGCAGGAGCAGGGAACCGACTCCATCCGAGCGTTATGCAATCTGGGGATGCTGACCGGCTCTATCGGGATCGAGGGGGCCGGCATGCTACCGCTCCGCGGGCAAAACAACGTCCAGGGGGCGGCGGATATGGGCTGCATGCCCGCGCTCGTCACCGGCTATCAGTCATTGGAAGACGAGGAAGTCCGGCGTCGCCTTCAGAATCTCTGGGGGGTAACTCCTCCTTTTCAGCAAGGGCTCACGATCCCCGAGATGCTCGATGCGGCCGCCGCCGGGCAGTTGCGTGGTATGTGGGTGATGGGCGAAGACCTTGCGCACAGCGAGCCGAATCAGAACCACGCGGTAGATGCGCTGAAGCAGCTCGACCTCCTAGTGGTCCAAGACCTCTTCCTGTGCGAAACCGCGAAGCTGGCCCATCTGGTCCTCCCCGTTGCCGGTTGTTTGGAGTCCGATGGAACCTACACCAATGGTGAACGCCGGGTCCAGCGTGTTCGCCCGGCCTGTCAGCCACCCGGCGAGGCGTGGCCGGACTGGCGCGTCGTGCTTGAAGTTGCGCGAGAGATGGGAGAAGACTGGTCCCACGAGTCCTCAAGCGAGATCATGGATGAGATCGCCGCAACTGCCCCGGCACTCTTTGGCGGTATGAGTTTCTCCCGGTTGACGGGTGATGGGATTCAATGGCCTTGCCCCGAGGCCGATCATCCCGGCACGGCAACCATGCATCATGCTGGCTTCTTGCGAGGCAAGGGGAAGCTGGCATGTGTTGAGCATCGGAAGAACCCGGAGCCGCCTGGCGATGACTATCCATTCACATTGATTACCGGGCGAGTCCTGCAGCATTACAACACCGGGACGATGACACGCCGCACGGACAACATCCAGCTGACAGCGACAGATCGGATTGACATCCACCCTCAAGATGCGGACGCGATTGGTTTACATGAAGGGGATGACGTCCGGGTTGCGAGCCGATGGGGGGAGACCCGTGTGAAAGTACACCTGTCGGGCCAGGTCGCAGGCGGTACAGTTTTCATGTCGTTCCATGACGCTGCGGTGCACACGAATCGTCTCGTCGGGCCTTGGCGGGACCCGGAATCGAACTGCCCCGCTTACAAAGCCACGGCCGTTTCCTTAGTCCCTGTAGGGGTAGCGACCAAAGATTCTGGATTCCTGGTGCGCTCTGATGGATGA
- a CDS encoding NADH-quinone oxidoreductase subunit L, with protein MQPDGNIVTLDRRPIGDSLPEIRSTTRQPIVTQRLTGGPAQSLSDARAAGVYQALEDAVSHRSQVQVLAEVEASGERGRGGAGYPTGAKWKVCAKTPSDVRYVIANGDEGDPGSYVDRVLMEHDPHAILEGMALCGYAVGAEQGVVFVRWEYPRAYEVMCEAVEEARRARLLGRGILGHDLEFNVTVMRGQGGYVCGEETALINAIEGERGEVRLRPPYPAESGLWGRPTIVNNVETLVNIPWIIQHGAEAYRALGTQESSGNKVICLNSGFSRPGMVEVEFGTPLAQVIEEAGSGAGAKQVLAVLLGGPMGTLLTPDRWDVPICYDEMRRRSISLGHGGVVAILEDTDCRALFENLIQFMADESCGKCVPCRAGSKRLMEMVQAGAYRRDEIEATLGVVAAASLCPFGHETPGPLRDLLELFGDQILCEQK; from the coding sequence ATGCAGCCCGATGGCAACATCGTCACGCTCGATAGGCGGCCGATCGGAGACTCCCTGCCCGAGATTCGGTCTACGACACGCCAACCGATTGTCACCCAGCGCCTGACGGGTGGGCCGGCGCAGTCTCTTTCGGATGCGCGTGCCGCGGGCGTGTATCAGGCGCTTGAAGATGCCGTTTCGCACCGAAGCCAGGTACAGGTGCTTGCCGAGGTCGAGGCATCAGGAGAGCGGGGCCGTGGAGGGGCGGGTTATCCCACCGGTGCGAAGTGGAAGGTGTGCGCAAAGACGCCATCCGATGTTCGATATGTCATCGCGAACGGGGATGAAGGAGACCCCGGCTCGTACGTTGACCGTGTCCTGATGGAGCACGACCCCCACGCGATCCTGGAAGGGATGGCGTTGTGTGGGTATGCCGTCGGGGCCGAGCAGGGCGTGGTTTTTGTGCGGTGGGAGTACCCCCGGGCCTACGAAGTTATGTGCGAGGCGGTGGAAGAGGCGCGTCGGGCCCGGCTGCTCGGGCGTGGGATCCTGGGCCATGACTTGGAGTTCAACGTCACGGTGATGCGGGGCCAAGGTGGGTATGTCTGCGGCGAGGAAACTGCGTTGATCAACGCGATCGAGGGCGAGCGTGGCGAGGTACGGCTACGCCCCCCATATCCCGCGGAGTCTGGCCTGTGGGGCCGGCCGACCATCGTGAACAACGTGGAAACGCTGGTCAATATCCCGTGGATCATCCAGCACGGGGCCGAGGCCTACCGGGCCTTGGGGACTCAGGAGTCCAGCGGCAACAAAGTGATCTGCCTGAATAGTGGTTTCTCCAGGCCGGGCATGGTCGAGGTGGAGTTCGGGACTCCCTTGGCCCAGGTCATCGAAGAGGCCGGGAGTGGGGCCGGGGCGAAACAGGTTCTGGCTGTCCTGTTGGGGGGACCGATGGGGACGTTGCTGACGCCCGATCGCTGGGATGTACCGATCTGCTATGACGAGATGCGCCGCCGAAGTATCTCGCTGGGCCATGGGGGTGTCGTGGCAATCCTCGAAGACACCGACTGCCGTGCCCTGTTCGAGAACCTCATCCAGTTCATGGCGGACGAGTCCTGCGGGAAGTGTGTGCCCTGCAGGGCGGGGTCTAAGCGACTGATGGAGATGGTGCAGGCCGGGGCGTATCGGCGTGACGAGATTGAGGCGACACTCGGCGTAGTCGCCGCGGCTTCGCTCTGCCCCTTTGGGCACGAGACCCCCGGGCCGCTCCGGGATCTGTTGGAACTGTTTGGTGACCAGATTCTTTGCGAGCAGAAATGA
- the ppsA gene encoding phosphoenolpyruvate synthase yields the protein MNTKADPYLRWFDEISLGEIAAVGGKNASLGQMYGRMRPLGIQVPHGFATTASAYRAFLEANDLPDGMHAQLDQLDEDLGNLSQVGEAIRGMLRGAILPPDFAEAIGRAYTKLSSEAQAEAPGVAVRSSATAEDLPEASFAGQQESFLNVVGLPAVLRAIQDCFVSLFTDRAIAYRHRHGFRDMDVALSAGVQLMVRSDLACAGVMFTLDCETGFPDAVLIEGTWGLGESLVKGSVTGDQWRLFKPMLDDHTFHPVISRTLGSKTQRLVYGSDGGTQAIDNDEKQRGQWCLEEHEVITLARQACLIEVEYGRPMDIEWAKDGLTGEFYIVQARPETVQSQRRGTSMKVYRMQEKSRPLVTGQAIGTAVAVGPVTLIHSVSQSDLFKPGDILVTDQTDPDWVPLMRRAAGIVTDRGGRTSHAAIVCRELGLPAVVGAGSATRQVPDGAEVTIDCTQGDAGYVYRGSVAHSVEEQDWSDAPATQTKVMLNIASPEAAFRWWNLPVDGIGLARMEFIINDTIRVHPMALIHYDEVESVEARYLIDRATEAYESRESYFVEKLAMGIASIAASRYPQPVIVRLSDFKTNEYANLIGGRQFEPSESNPMLGWRGASRYYSEGYREGFALECRALLMARKRMGLNNIIAMVPFCRTPEEGQRVLEELEHHGLRRGDGGFQVYVMAEIPSNIVLADEFAELFDGFSIGSNDLTQLTLGIDRDSEELTYLFDDRHAAVRRSIRQLIDTAHEHGVPVGLCGQAPSDHPEFARFLVEAGIDSISVNPDSVLAVREAVAQAEAERKVTV from the coding sequence ATGAACACTAAGGCAGACCCGTATCTAAGGTGGTTTGACGAGATCAGTCTGGGTGAGATCGCGGCTGTCGGCGGGAAAAACGCCTCGCTGGGCCAGATGTACGGTAGGATGCGGCCGCTGGGCATCCAGGTTCCCCATGGATTCGCAACCACGGCATCGGCCTATCGGGCCTTCCTGGAAGCGAATGATCTCCCAGATGGAATGCACGCCCAACTAGACCAGCTCGACGAGGACCTGGGGAACCTGAGCCAGGTCGGCGAGGCGATCCGGGGCATGCTTCGGGGCGCCATACTGCCTCCGGATTTCGCGGAGGCGATTGGCCGTGCGTATACAAAGTTGTCCTCGGAGGCCCAAGCCGAGGCCCCCGGTGTGGCCGTCCGGAGCAGCGCGACAGCCGAAGATCTGCCGGAGGCAAGCTTCGCGGGGCAGCAGGAATCCTTCCTCAATGTCGTGGGGTTGCCCGCGGTTTTGCGCGCGATTCAGGACTGTTTTGTTTCGCTCTTTACGGACCGTGCGATTGCTTATCGTCACCGCCATGGATTTCGAGACATGGATGTCGCTTTATCTGCTGGCGTTCAACTGATGGTTCGGAGCGACCTGGCTTGTGCCGGCGTGATGTTCACGCTCGACTGTGAGACGGGTTTCCCAGACGCCGTGCTGATCGAAGGGACGTGGGGGCTTGGCGAATCGTTGGTCAAGGGGTCTGTGACGGGCGACCAGTGGCGGCTGTTCAAGCCCATGCTGGATGACCATACGTTTCATCCGGTCATCAGCCGAACGCTTGGCAGCAAGACGCAACGGCTGGTCTATGGCAGCGATGGCGGGACACAGGCGATCGACAATGACGAGAAGCAACGCGGCCAGTGGTGTCTCGAAGAGCATGAGGTCATCACCCTGGCGCGGCAGGCGTGCCTCATTGAGGTGGAGTATGGACGCCCGATGGATATCGAGTGGGCGAAGGACGGGCTCACAGGCGAATTCTACATCGTGCAGGCCCGTCCGGAGACGGTCCAGTCGCAGCGCCGCGGCACCTCGATGAAGGTCTACCGGATGCAGGAGAAGAGCCGTCCACTGGTCACCGGGCAGGCGATCGGTACTGCGGTTGCGGTGGGGCCTGTAACCCTGATCCATTCGGTCTCTCAGTCGGACCTCTTCAAGCCGGGCGACATTCTGGTCACTGACCAGACCGATCCGGACTGGGTGCCGTTGATGCGTCGTGCCGCAGGCATCGTGACCGATCGAGGCGGGCGGACGAGCCACGCGGCGATCGTGTGCCGAGAACTGGGGCTGCCCGCCGTCGTCGGCGCGGGGAGTGCAACACGGCAGGTCCCCGACGGGGCGGAGGTGACGATCGACTGTACACAGGGAGATGCCGGCTATGTGTATCGGGGGAGCGTGGCCCATTCCGTGGAGGAACAGGATTGGAGCGACGCGCCAGCGACACAGACCAAGGTGATGCTGAACATCGCCAGCCCCGAGGCCGCATTCCGCTGGTGGAACCTGCCCGTGGACGGGATCGGTCTGGCACGGATGGAGTTCATTATCAACGACACGATCCGGGTTCACCCGATGGCTCTCATCCACTACGACGAAGTGGAATCGGTGGAAGCACGCTACCTGATCGACCGCGCAACAGAAGCTTATGAATCACGGGAGTCCTACTTCGTCGAGAAGCTGGCGATGGGGATCGCGTCGATCGCCGCCTCCCGCTATCCACAGCCGGTCATCGTCCGTCTTAGTGACTTTAAGACTAACGAGTACGCCAACCTGATTGGCGGGCGGCAGTTCGAGCCGTCGGAATCTAACCCGATGTTGGGCTGGCGCGGAGCCAGCCGGTACTACAGCGAGGGTTACCGGGAAGGGTTCGCACTCGAATGTCGTGCACTCCTGATGGCACGCAAACGTATGGGGCTGAACAACATCATCGCGATGGTGCCGTTCTGCCGGACCCCGGAAGAAGGGCAACGCGTCCTGGAGGAGTTGGAGCACCACGGGCTGCGGCGAGGCGACGGTGGGTTCCAGGTATATGTGATGGCTGAAATCCCGTCGAACATTGTCTTGGCCGATGAGTTTGCAGAGCTGTTCGATGGCTTCTCGATCGGGTCTAACGACCTGACACAGCTGACGCTGGGGATCGACAGAGACTCCGAGGAGTTGACGTACCTGTTTGATGATCGACATGCGGCCGTCCGCCGGTCTATTCGGCAGCTGATTGACACAGCGCACGAACACGGCGTCCCTGTGGGTTTGTGCGGTCAGGCCCCGAGTGACCACCCCGAGTTCGCCCGGTTCCTTGTCGAAGCGGGGATCGATTCGATCTCGGTGAACCCGGACAGTGTGTTGGCGGTACGTGAGGCCGTGGCGCAGGCTGAAGCCGAGCGCAAGGTGACGGTATGA
- a CDS encoding PAS domain S-box protein encodes MTPDQAIPQSSAQLAQGVAAPLWTRELASGRFLFFNDAYRSLWQHPPESWAGGYTDWLATIHAHDRDLVLETYQRVAELGNYELEYHILLPDESIRVVKECGGLLDGNKSMIAGATLGVSRPESASCHQWDQKPFFLAMMEAVADAVVVINHSGRIIQTNKGALDVFGYSEDELLGHNVKLLMPEPDQSRHDQYIKRYLHTGKAKIIGTGRTTYAVRKDGEVFPIELSIAEIDHLQCFVGVIHDISKRRALEKRQADAKHQERQAIAQEIHDGLGGQLTGVELLTKALAKRLASKDSSATHELKVISTHLQEAHRQLRQISRGIMPVEGSPQGLEGALQKFAQNSSRISPASVVLRCDPQLPITDSTMANTLFRIAQEATTNAIKHASAKHILIQLCSGPDTLTLVVEDDGVGIQEKPDGHDGLGLHTMKQRAGLIGANLILGRREGGGTTVKCLVYLPSNDDGTQRESRKNG; translated from the coding sequence ATGACCCCCGACCAGGCCATCCCGCAGAGTTCTGCTCAGCTAGCGCAAGGCGTTGCCGCCCCGCTCTGGACCCGTGAGCTTGCGTCAGGCCGGTTCCTTTTCTTTAACGATGCGTACCGGTCGCTCTGGCAACACCCCCCCGAATCATGGGCCGGTGGATATACCGACTGGCTTGCAACGATCCACGCACACGACCGAGACCTTGTCCTTGAAACCTATCAACGCGTGGCGGAGTTGGGCAACTACGAACTGGAGTACCACATCCTTCTCCCCGACGAATCGATCCGTGTCGTCAAGGAGTGCGGGGGCTTGCTGGATGGCAATAAAAGCATGATTGCAGGGGCAACACTTGGCGTCTCTCGCCCTGAATCTGCTAGCTGTCACCAGTGGGATCAGAAGCCGTTTTTTCTGGCGATGATGGAAGCCGTGGCGGATGCGGTCGTCGTGATCAATCACAGCGGTAGAATCATCCAAACCAATAAAGGAGCCTTGGACGTATTCGGATACTCCGAAGACGAACTGCTCGGGCACAACGTCAAGCTGCTCATGCCCGAGCCGGACCAGAGCCGGCACGACCAGTACATCAAGCGGTACCTCCACACGGGCAAGGCCAAGATCATCGGCACCGGGCGTACCACCTACGCGGTACGGAAGGACGGGGAGGTGTTCCCCATCGAGTTGTCGATCGCGGAGATCGATCACCTCCAGTGCTTTGTCGGCGTCATCCACGATATCTCGAAACGCCGAGCGTTAGAAAAACGGCAAGCAGACGCGAAACATCAGGAAAGACAAGCCATCGCACAGGAAATCCATGATGGCTTGGGTGGTCAGCTGACCGGTGTGGAGCTGCTGACGAAAGCGCTCGCGAAGCGTCTGGCATCGAAAGACTCTTCTGCAACGCACGAACTGAAAGTGATCTCGACCCATCTCCAGGAAGCGCACCGCCAGCTCCGACAGATCTCCCGGGGGATCATGCCCGTTGAGGGGTCGCCACAAGGGCTAGAGGGCGCTCTCCAGAAGTTTGCCCAAAACTCATCAAGAATTTCTCCGGCCTCAGTGGTGTTGCGCTGCGACCCACAGTTGCCGATCACCGATTCAACGATGGCGAACACGCTGTTCCGGATCGCCCAGGAGGCGACGACGAATGCCATCAAGCATGCTTCAGCTAAGCACATCTTGATCCAGCTCTGTAGCGGCCCCGACACCCTGACGCTTGTGGTCGAAGACGACGGCGTCGGGATTCAGGAAAAACCCGATGGACATGACGGCCTGGGCCTGCACACTATGAAGCAGCGGGCAGGCCTGATCGGAGCGAATCTGATCCTCGGCAGGCGTGAGGGGGGAGGCACTACCGTGAAGTGCCTCGTCTATCTACCGAGCAATGATGATGGAACCCAAAGAGAGAGCAGAAAAAACGGATAA
- a CDS encoding response regulator transcription factor — MMMEPKERAEKTDKRRVLLVEDHPIVRQGLRQIIELEDDLEVCGEEATTHDAIRAIEALHPDLVLLDLALRGSSGTDVLKYIQEHWISVRTVVISSNPPEIWAEEVIRHGALGYISKDEAVDHVIHAIRSALSGNIYTPDQKPADSGHWFG; from the coding sequence ATGATGATGGAACCCAAAGAGAGAGCAGAAAAAACGGATAAACGACGCGTCCTGCTGGTCGAAGACCATCCAATCGTCCGGCAGGGGCTGCGGCAAATCATCGAGCTGGAAGACGACCTCGAAGTCTGCGGCGAGGAAGCAACGACCCATGACGCAATCCGTGCAATCGAAGCGCTCCATCCCGACCTCGTGCTTTTAGATCTGGCCCTACGGGGGAGCAGTGGGACCGATGTGTTGAAGTACATCCAGGAGCACTGGATCAGTGTCCGCACCGTCGTCATCTCAAGCAACCCGCCTGAGATTTGGGCAGAAGAAGTCATCCGGCATGGAGCGCTCGGATATATCAGCAAGGACGAGGCGGTAGATCATGTGATCCACGCGATACGTTCGGCTCTCTCAGGCAACATCTATACGCCAGACCAGAAGCCGGCAGATTCCGGGCACTGGTTCGGATAA
- a CDS encoding response regulator transcription factor, with translation MARARARKPGQSDAPPELRVFLVDDHPVICLGITQLLNEQPGMRVCGQANDTATARREILKQKPDVAVIDIALGEGNGLELLKELQAQGSKTAVLIVSSFDETVYAQRCLAAGASGYLNKANAPDQIVDAITQVAAGGIALSQAMAQRALKQSARGQRKTTNNISPIDSLTDRELQVLELLGNGHTSQEIADKLFVSPKTVETHRTHLKEKLGVASVPELVSYAAKWVVHQA, from the coding sequence ATGGCACGCGCACGCGCAAGAAAGCCAGGACAGTCCGACGCACCGCCAGAGTTGCGGGTCTTTCTGGTAGATGACCACCCCGTCATCTGCTTGGGGATCACCCAGCTGCTGAACGAACAGCCGGGCATGCGCGTCTGTGGCCAGGCCAATGACACCGCGACCGCACGGAGAGAGATACTCAAGCAAAAACCTGATGTCGCCGTCATCGACATCGCGCTGGGTGAAGGCAACGGCCTAGAACTCCTGAAGGAACTCCAGGCACAGGGCTCAAAGACCGCCGTGCTCATCGTCTCGTCTTTCGACGAGACGGTCTACGCCCAGCGCTGCCTCGCGGCGGGTGCTTCGGGCTATCTCAACAAGGCCAACGCGCCCGACCAGATCGTCGATGCGATCACCCAGGTCGCAGCTGGCGGCATAGCTCTCAGCCAAGCGATGGCTCAGCGCGCCCTAAAACAATCCGCCCGCGGGCAGCGCAAGACCACCAACAATATCTCGCCGATCGATTCGCTCACAGACCGCGAGTTGCAGGTGCTTGAACTTCTGGGCAATGGCCATACATCGCAAGAGATCGCTGACAAGCTGTTTGTGAGCCCCAAGACCGTCGAGACACACAGAACCCACCTCAAAGAGAAACTCGGGGTTGCCAGTGTCCCGGAACTGGTCAGCTATGCGGCCAAGTGGGTCGTCCATCAGGCCTAG
- a CDS encoding adenosylcobalamin-dependent ribonucleoside-diphosphate reductase → MMQAAENNTPTLTADAIADQILKARILRKTSTGLESPDEMYRRVAHHVAGAENNYASASEAECVEERFLHLMSTNAFLPNSPTLRNAGTEEGALGACYVLPVGSQPHQLDDTIALAKDIYHAGAGTGFSFSGIRDPQGQGPYDAVGAVAQKIDDAAKEEDQASPRPVANMGTLRIDHPEIRSFIAIKQKAGALSHFNLSVGVTDAFMSAALAGRKIPLRYDDSDATVGEVSAHRLLDEIAQTAWLTGEPGMLFLDAIQRANPLPGLGDIVATNPCGEVPLYPFEACNLGSINLAACLQDAGQGQYIIDWNRLAEITADSVRFLDDVIDVTRWVDPRVEEVALRGRKIGLGVMGFADMLLRLRVPYSSRMATTIADEVMSFIREHARAESMKLASERGVFPAWGMSVFAADNTPMRHAACTAIAPTGTISRIAGVSPGIEPIGSMASAYPHFLGHGPITTVNPTLIRLSQDLHFDLDATLHYYAENHSLRQAPSLSEELQHLLMTATEITPEQHIGIQCAFQKHTDSAVSKTIALNPKTCARQVEAAFQLAWRVGLKGITLYRMGSRPDQPIIAA, encoded by the coding sequence ATGATGCAGGCGGCAGAAAACAACACGCCGACCCTCACCGCCGATGCGATCGCCGATCAGATTCTGAAGGCACGCATACTTCGCAAAACGAGTACGGGGCTGGAATCCCCCGACGAGATGTACCGGCGAGTAGCACACCATGTCGCGGGTGCCGAAAACAACTACGCATCCGCTTCCGAGGCAGAGTGTGTGGAAGAACGGTTCCTGCACCTGATGAGTACAAACGCGTTTCTGCCCAACTCCCCCACCCTCCGTAACGCCGGGACGGAGGAAGGTGCTCTAGGGGCCTGTTATGTGCTCCCGGTCGGCAGCCAGCCCCACCAACTCGACGACACGATCGCATTGGCAAAAGACATTTACCACGCCGGGGCGGGCACCGGGTTCTCGTTCTCGGGAATCAGAGATCCGCAAGGCCAAGGCCCATATGACGCAGTCGGCGCGGTTGCACAGAAGATTGATGATGCCGCGAAAGAGGAAGACCAGGCATCGCCACGGCCGGTTGCAAACATGGGCACGCTCCGCATCGACCACCCCGAGATCAGGTCATTCATCGCCATCAAGCAGAAGGCCGGTGCCTTGTCTCATTTTAACTTATCCGTGGGCGTCACCGATGCGTTTATGAGCGCCGCGTTGGCAGGCAGAAAGATCCCGCTTCGCTATGACGACAGCGATGCGACCGTCGGTGAGGTCTCGGCACACCGGCTCCTGGACGAGATTGCTCAGACCGCCTGGCTTACGGGCGAGCCCGGCATGCTTTTTCTCGACGCGATTCAACGCGCCAATCCACTGCCGGGCCTGGGGGACATCGTAGCGACCAACCCCTGTGGAGAGGTCCCCCTTTACCCCTTCGAGGCCTGCAATCTCGGCTCGATCAACCTGGCCGCGTGCCTGCAAGACGCCGGACAAGGTCAATATATTATCGATTGGAACCGCCTCGCGGAGATCACCGCGGACAGTGTCCGGTTCCTGGATGATGTGATCGATGTGACGCGGTGGGTTGATCCCCGTGTGGAAGAGGTCGCTCTACGTGGGCGGAAGATCGGCCTCGGGGTGATGGGGTTCGCGGATATGCTGCTCCGGCTGCGTGTCCCCTACAGCTCACGAATGGCGACGACGATCGCCGACGAGGTGATGAGTTTCATCCGTGAACACGCACGTGCCGAATCGATGAAACTCGCCAGCGAGCGAGGCGTGTTCCCGGCCTGGGGGATGAGTGTGTTCGCAGCCGACAACACCCCCATGCGGCATGCGGCATGCACCGCGATTGCTCCCACCGGAACCATCAGCAGAATCGCCGGTGTTTCTCCGGGGATCGAGCCGATCGGCTCGATGGCCAGCGCATACCCACATTTCCTGGGGCATGGCCCCATCACAACAGTCAACCCGACGCTGATACGTCTGTCACAGGATTTACATTTCGATCTTGATGCAACGCTGCACTACTACGCCGAGAACCATTCGCTCAGGCAGGCCCCATCGTTGTCTGAAGAACTCCAACACCTGCTCATGACTGCGACCGAGATTACACCCGAGCAGCACATCGGTATCCAATGCGCCTTCCAGAAGCACACGGACAGTGCCGTATCGAAGACAATCGCACTGAACCCGAAAACATGCGCAAGGCAGGTAGAAGCAGCCTTCCAACTGGCCTGGCGGGTCGGCCTCAAGGGCATCACGCTCTACCGAATGGGAAGCCGACCTGAC